One stretch of Methanobacteriaceae archaeon DNA includes these proteins:
- a CDS encoding NAD(P)/FAD-dependent oxidoreductase, with translation MSDYDILVVGAGPAGSTFARYMAEKGYKVGILEKKKEVGLPLQCAGLLGKKIKNLNNLPEEFILNEVNGAYLHSPSNHIMKVSKKDTQAYVLDRIGYDKYLAEIAAVEGAEILLKHNVKSVNSEMGTVKLANQGQKEISARVIVGADGHSSSISNSFNKRSNTVKASQYLVETSKPLETDFVNLHVNSALSPGFIWSIPLSKNQTRIGLFGDHDYPSLKQILSKFMQSQNYLNDIKILKKYHGEIPVFDSKKTLVNKKAILLGDAASQVKPTTGGGLLIGFACAKIAADVVTKALDEDKTSILKEYEIQYRKEFEKELKTQLMVQKTFELLSDKDLDEMFIKLKEKGAEDIISTYGDMDSQSPLVKELLKRGLIFSVLPKVLYRSVSQIWKFF, from the coding sequence CTTGAAAAGAAGAAAGAGGTTGGTTTACCTTTACAGTGTGCTGGTCTTTTAGGGAAAAAAATAAAAAATTTAAATAACCTTCCTGAAGAATTTATTTTAAATGAGGTTAATGGTGCTTATCTTCACTCGCCTTCAAATCACATTATGAAAGTGTCTAAAAAAGATACTCAGGCATATGTTTTAGATAGGATTGGATATGACAAGTATTTGGCAGAAATAGCTGCTGTTGAGGGCGCTGAAATTTTATTAAAGCATAATGTAAAGTCTGTTAATTCTGAAATGGGAACTGTTAAACTGGCTAACCAGGGTCAAAAAGAGATATCTGCAAGGGTTATTGTTGGTGCTGACGGTCATTCATCTTCAATTTCCAATTCTTTTAATAAAAGATCTAATACTGTTAAAGCTTCACAATATCTGGTTGAAACTTCAAAACCACTGGAAACTGATTTTGTTAATCTTCATGTGAATTCTGCTCTGTCACCTGGTTTTATTTGGTCCATTCCTTTATCTAAAAATCAGACCAGAATTGGATTATTTGGTGATCACGATTATCCGTCTTTAAAACAGATTTTATCAAAATTTATGCAATCTCAAAATTATTTAAATGATATAAAAATTTTAAAGAAGTATCATGGTGAGATACCAGTCTTTGATTCTAAAAAAACTCTGGTAAATAAAAAAGCTATTCTTTTAGGTGATGCTGCATCTCAGGTAAAACCAACTACTGGTGGTGGATTGCTTATTGGATTTGCATGTGCTAAAATTGCGGCAGATGTGGTTACTAAAGCTTTGGATGAGGATAAAACTTCCATTTTAAAAGAATATGAAATTCAATACCGGAAAGAATTTGAAAAAGAGCTTAAAACTCAGCTAATGGTCCAAAAAACTTTTGAATTACTGAGTGACAAAGATCTGGATGAAATGTTTATTAAACTAAAAGAAAAGGGCGCAGAAGATATTATTTCAACATATGGGGACATGGACTCACAGTCGCCTCTGGTGAAAGAACTTTTAAAGAGGGGATTGATCTTTTCTGTGCTACCTAAGGTTTTATACAGGAGTGTGTCCCAAATATGGAAATTTTTCTAA